GATCACCAGGTCGCCGTGGGAGCCGGCTTTTATGTCACGGTCGTAACGGATACCGGAAGAGCCGCACACCTTGCATGTTTTCATTCACTCGCTCCTTGAAAAGAGGCCGCGCTCATGACGCTCCTTGAACTTGATGATAGAGTCGTATATCGCCTGGGCAAGCCGTTTCTGGTAGCTGATGCGGTTGAGCATTTTTTCTTCTTCCGGATTGGATATAAATCCGATCTCAAACAGTACGCTCGGCATGGCTGTCCTGGTTCCCGCGAGCACATAGAATCCAGCCTGTTTGACTCCGCGGTTTGTCTGACGGGTGGTTTTTAACACGTTGTCGAGGAGCACGCTGCAGAGGTCCTGGCTCTCTTTCAAAAACACGTTGGATGCCATATCGTTTTGAATGTCATTGACTATACCGGCATCGTTGATCAGTTTCCGGTACAATCCGGGATTATCTTCGTATTTTACCGACTCGTTTTCACGCTGCGCCACATCCTTGGCGTCCTCTGTCCTTGCCGCGGAAAGGAAAAATATCTCCATGCCTTCCGCTTCACGGTTCCGGCCGGCGTTGGCGTGAATGCTGATGAAGAGCTTGCCGTTGGCGCGTTTCGCCAGGGTCGCGCGCTGGTATAGCCCGACAAAAGTATCGCTGTTCCGGGTCATGACCGCTGTAATTTCCTGACGTTCATCAACCAGTTTTTTCAATTCTTTCGCCACTGCAAGCACCACGTTTTTCTCCTTGGTTCCCCCGGCGCCTACAGCGCCGCTGTCCTGGCCGCCGTGCCCCGGATCTATTATCACGGTGTTGATGCTCCACAATCGCTCGTCAGCAGGGGAGACAACTGCCGGGGGAGACGTCTCTCCATCCAGCTTCGGACTGAGAGAATCTACCACATTCTCAATACCGCGCAGGAGATTTGGGGAAAGGTTCCTGGCGCCCGGCGACCGCTTCTTGCGGAGCGAAATGAGAATATCCGGTGAATCCTCGGTCCGGGAAATATCATAACTTTCCATGTCCTCGGAAATATGGAAAGAGAGCTGTACTCCCTCGTCACGCTGGGTGAACCGGCTGTCGAGGACCATGCCTGCCGCCGGAACTCCGGGACCGATTGCCCGCGAAAAAGCGCCATCAGGAAAAATAAACGTGAGCCAGTTATACTGCGCCATCTCGGTTGAAAACTGCAGCGAATCCGAGAGGGAAATCCGGAGGAGCGTTCCCTGCGCGCGGTCATCGAGAGAAACTCCCAGAATGGAGTTCCTGCTGCCGACTGATAAAATTCCTTTCTTCCGACTGTCCCAGTTCAGGGAGATGTTCAGCATTTCGGAAAGCAGGGGCAGAATTGCGGACGCCGGAACATATATCGCTCCACGGATCAATCGCGCCGGGAATGCCAGATTCACCGGTGTATCGTTCACCTTCGCAGTTTTGGAAAGGTTGTAGACGGTGATTGTTTTTGTTCCCCTTGCAAGCGTCATGCCGAGGGTGACCGGATCATAGGAGATTTTTACATGATAAGTTTCTCCAATGTCCACCAACGAAATATAGGGAGTCTTGTCCAGGGTGATGAAGCTGAACGGGGTAAAATTCTCCACCTCTGCCGCCACAGCCGTCCGAACGGGTGCCAGGATAAGAGCCAGTGTCAGGAAAATTTGAAGCAGCCCCCTTCCTGTCCTTCGGACATCCTTCCCCCGGAGGGGGCAGGACATGAATGTGGAGCAAAGAACTCCCTTGCCCCCTTTAGGGGGAAAGGGACCGAGGGATAGGGGGCTGTAGTTAAAAACGAGTTTTCTTTTTACATATAA
This window of the Candidatus Latescibacter sp. genome carries:
- a CDS encoding N-acetylmuramoyl-L-alanine amidase, producing the protein MKRVNYLFLEAFTKVVLYVKRKLVFNYSPLSLGPFPPKGGKGVLCSTFMSCPLRGKDVRRTGRGLLQIFLTLALILAPVRTAVAAEVENFTPFSFITLDKTPYISLVDIGETYHVKISYDPVTLGMTLARGTKTITVYNLSKTAKVNDTPVNLAFPARLIRGAIYVPASAILPLLSEMLNISLNWDSRKKGILSVGSRNSILGVSLDDRAQGTLLRISLSDSLQFSTEMAQYNWLTFIFPDGAFSRAIGPGVPAAGMVLDSRFTQRDEGVQLSFHISEDMESYDISRTEDSPDILISLRKKRSPGARNLSPNLLRGIENVVDSLSPKLDGETSPPAVVSPADERLWSINTVIIDPGHGGQDSGAVGAGGTKEKNVVLAVAKELKKLVDERQEITAVMTRNSDTFVGLYQRATLAKRANGKLFISIHANAGRNREAEGMEIFFLSAARTEDAKDVAQRENESVKYEDNPGLYRKLINDAGIVNDIQNDMASNVFLKESQDLCSVLLDNVLKTTRQTNRGVKQAGFYVLAGTRTAMPSVLFEIGFISNPEEEKMLNRISYQKRLAQAIYDSIIKFKERHERGLFSRSE